From a region of the Branchiostoma floridae strain S238N-H82 chromosome 13, Bfl_VNyyK, whole genome shotgun sequence genome:
- the LOC118428647 gene encoding uncharacterized protein LOC118428647 yields MSAESTLLTANREELVKNIRFVEPFLDKLLQTNQLTGEECEVVRSGRTPQDRARALIGLVGTKGQEAFGHFRHALKETNPELEDTLHRCAKHNLHLKLYCEECGAMLCRSCRSEDHKDHRCTSLVAEGDALRREFTAFKRENRKILIEHNKEVNSYNVANMRREANKRAEALKEKLCAKIDEERRWFLKQVDDGCHAKGVSSIADSESVAGSEISFSSAAKENKESNDTEDDGACVTDDQTTLCDDLQTAHLEEESLDLLEDVFLPFDDNTRIHIKASKKFPTADFLHSFGGTGTEKGQFIAPMGLTICPRNRIIIADTGNDRVQLFDIDGKWQKAIYVGKHRTAAPRYPTAVACRSFCSPGDVLVTCPLTGELLQFGLNGNTDTRGLARIHVKSCNGVVVLDRGNTVVISEDRHNTIATYTRAKFSSGSVRYVKTKTHNILNGPFCEPRNINTDGLSNVYVSDIGDSTVKLLDKNGDLEGIIGKDILEYPTGVCVDKSGNVIVADAEKNTLEIFASDGHHLDTLIPENEGMKAPWEIALTPDQTKLVVVDGGNHRVVVYRYNQAGDEGVLTNKDIRD; encoded by the exons ATGTCAGCCGAGTCAACCCTGCTCACTGCGAACCGAGAGGAGCTTGTTAAGAACATCCGGTTTGTGGAGCCGTTTCTGGACAAACTTCTCCAGACGAACCAGCTGACTGGTGAGGAGTGTGAGGTGGTGAGGAGCGGCAGGACTCCCCAGGACCGGGCCAGGGCTCTGATTGGTCTGGTGGGCACCAAGGGGCAGGAGGCGTTCGGACATTTTCGTCACGCCTTGAAGGAGACAAATCCCGAACTGGAGGACACCCTACACAG GTGTGCAAAACACAACCTGCACTTGAAGCTGTACTGTGAGGAGTGCGGGGCGATGCTGTGCCGCTCTTGTCGCTCGGAAGACCACAAGGATCACAG GTGCACATCTTTGGTGGCGGAAGGAGACGCCCTCCGCCGCGAGTTCACGGCCTTCAAGAGAGAGAATCGGAAAATCCTCATCGAGCACAACAAAGAGGTCAACAGTTATAATGTCGCAAACATGCGAAGGGAAGCAAACAAGAGAGCAGAGGCTCTTAAGGAGAAGCTTTGTGCAAAGATAGACGAAGAACGTCGCTGGTTTCTGAAGCAAGTAGATGACGGTTGTCATGCAAAAGGTGTTTCAAGTATTGCGGACTCGGAAAGCGTGGCGGGATCAGAGATCTCATTTTCCTCAGCTGCCAAGGAAAACAAAGAGTCGAACGACACTGAAGATGATGGAGCGTGTGTTACGGATGACCAGACGACTCTGTGTGACGATTTGCAGACCGCCCATCTCGAAGAAGAGAGCTTGGATCTGTTGGAAGACGTTTTCTTACCGTTTGATGACAACACACGGATCCACATAAAGGCATCAAAAAAGTTTCCAACGGCAGATTTCCTCCACTCATTCGGAGGAACAGGAACAGAAAAAGGCCAGTTTATCGCTCCAATGGGTTTGACCATCTGCCCCCGAAATCGAATCATCATAGCTGACACAGGAAATGATCGGGTCCAGCTTTTCGACATTGACGGAAAATGGCAGAAGGCGATATATGTGGGAAAACATAGAACAGCTGCTCCTAGATATCCAACCGCCGTTGCTTGCCGCTCTTTCTGTTCGCCAGGGGACGTCCTCGTTACGTGCCCTCTTACAGGAGAACTGCTACAGTTTGGGTTGAACGGCAATACAGACACGCGGGGCTTGGCTAGAATACATGTCAAAAGCTGCAACGGTGTAGTTGTGCTGGATAGAGGCAACACTGTTGTAATTTCTGAAGATCGCCACAACACAATTGCAACTTACACGAGGGCAAAGTTCTCATCTGGAAGTGTCAGGTACGTAAAGACTAAAACACACAATATACTCAATGGGCCTTTCTGTGAACCACGGAACATCAACACCGACGGCTTGTCCAACGTTTACGTTTCTGACATTGGTGACAGCACGGTCAAACTTCTGGATAAGAACGGAGATTTAGAAGGCATCATTGGCAAAGACATTCTGGAGTATCCTACTGGAGTTTGTGTTGACAAATCGGGCAATGTCATCGTGGCAGACGCGGAGAAAAACACCCTGGAAATCTTTGCAAGTGACGGGCATCATCTTGACACCCTCATACCCGAAAATGAAGGCATGAAGGCACCATGGGAAATAGCGCTGACACCAGACCAGACAAAGTTGGTCGTTGTGGACGGCGGAAACCATCGTGTTGTCGTCTACAGGTACAACCAAGCTGGAGACGAGGGTGTACTCACAAACAAGGACATACGTGACTAA